One region of Sardina pilchardus chromosome 18, fSarPil1.1, whole genome shotgun sequence genomic DNA includes:
- the LOC134064182 gene encoding complement C1q-like protein 4, giving the protein MCVCVLPSAQAANLNLTAGQVEELRREREERRVSFSASVVTSGAGNTGPYSAATTLIYRNVISNIGNGYNKNTGVFTAPVRGVYHFAVSLSGSGSRAAAVHLYKNGAHVVIAYTATQNSFTSSSNGASLLLEVGDVVYVNLRAHAWVYDDMERYTTFSGHLLFTM; this is encoded by the exons atgtgtgtgtgtgtgctgccttcAGCTCAGGCAGCGAATCTGAACCTTACGGCGGGccaggtggaggagctgaggagggagagagaggagaggagggtgtctTTCTCTGCCTCAGTGGTGACATCTGGTGCTGGAAATACAGGACCCTATTCAGCTGCAACTACTCTGATCTACAGAAATGTCATATCCAACATTGGCAACGGctacaacaaaaacacag GggtcttcacagctccagtcagaggGGTCTACCACTTTGCTGTATCTCTCTCAGGTTCAGGTTCTAGAGCTGCAGCAGTCCACCTTTATAAAAATGGAGCGCACGTTGTCATCGCTTATACTGCCACACAAAACAGCTTCACCAGCTCCTCTAACGGAGCTtctctgctgctggaggtgggagatgtTGTCTATGTGAACCTGAGGGCTCACGCGTGGGTGTATGATGATATGGAACGCTACACCACCTTCTCTGGCCACCTGCTCTTCACCATGTGA
- the LOC134064425 gene encoding uncharacterized protein LOC134064425 has product MSSGHSTVYKYESKSQQYTKEDRRIRFIMKTCGALLVLLCCCLADTHLTGETISDNDITHQGHYGEVETRENEVMGAAQSTEAADTASTQQTCQPDIHTVLREMTALVVEQRVELRHTKTQVEAMEARLRASESKAETMENKLRATQKKTLDELQEKQEEQAAAVRAVGGSVNITGSQVEELRREREQRRVSFSASLVASGSVTTGPFNTDTTLVYRHIYTNIGNAYNPNTGIFTAPVRGIYHFYFTLHGHGHASIPNAISLRKNGELIVYAWCQQAGYSVNPSNGVSLLLEVGDVVYLQLRHGTRVFDNTNHHTTFSGHLLFTV; this is encoded by the exons ATGTCATCAGgccacagtacagtatataaatatgaGAGCAAGAGCCAGCAGTACACAAAAGAAGACAGAAGAATCAGGTTCATCATGAAGACTTGTGGAgctctgctggtgctgctgtgctgctgtttggctgACACACATCTTACAGGAGAGACCATCAGTGACAATGACATCACTCACCAGGGCCACTATGGTGAAGTAGAGACCAGAGAAAATGAGGTTATGGGTGCAGCACAGAGTACTGAAGCTGCAGACACAGCCTCCACCCAACAAACCTGCCAGCCTGACATCCACACTGTGCTGAGAGAGATGACTGCTCtggtggtggagcagagagtggagctcAGACACACCAAGACACAGGTGGAGGCCATGGAAGCCAGACTGAGGGCCAGTGAGAGTAAAGCAGAGACTATGGAGAACAAATTAAGAGCCA CTCAAAAGAAGACTCTAGATGAGCTGCAGGAGAAACAGGAGGAGCAAGCAGCAGCTGTGAGAGCTGTAGGAGGCAGTGTGAACATCACGGGCAgtcaggtggaggagctgaggagggagagagagcagaggagggtctctttctctgcctcactGGTGGCATCTGGATCTGTAACTACAGGACCTTTTAACACTGACACGACCCTGGTCTACAGACACATCTACACCAACATAGGGAACGCCTACAACCCAAACACAG GTAtattcacagctccagtcagaggCATCTACCACTTTTATTTCACCCTTCATGGTCACGGTCATGCCTCCATCCCCAATGCCATCTCTCTGCGTAAAAATGGGGAGCTCATCGTCTACGCGTGGTGCCAGCAGGCCGGCTACAGTGTCAACCCCTCCAATGGCGTTtccctgctgctggaggtgggagatgtgGTCTACCTACAGCTGAGGCACGGCACACGAGTGTTTGATAATACCAACCATCACACCACTTTCTCGGGACACCTGCTCTTCACAGTGTGA